A single Photobacterium toruni DNA region contains:
- a CDS encoding response regulator transcription factor, which produces MKILVVEDDITLGEQVVTGLEQNGWVAEHSTDGIDALYRATSEPWDAIVLDLGLPKLDGITVLKGIREENVNCPVVILSARNELTQRVDGLNAGADDYLTKPFQMVELIARVRAQLRRATGNVSPVIQAGDLRLDTRTSKVTWQDQIIDLTALEFKVLSYLMHNTDKVISRTELVEHIYKQDFDRDSNTIEVFIGRIRRKIGNDVIKTVRGLGYRINAN; this is translated from the coding sequence ATGAAAATTTTAGTTGTTGAAGATGATATTACACTCGGTGAACAAGTTGTCACTGGTTTAGAACAAAATGGTTGGGTTGCTGAGCACTCTACCGATGGTATTGATGCGTTGTATCGTGCAACATCTGAACCATGGGATGCGATTGTTCTTGATTTAGGTTTACCCAAGCTAGATGGAATAACAGTTCTAAAAGGTATACGTGAAGAGAATGTTAATTGCCCCGTTGTGATATTAAGTGCCCGTAATGAGCTAACACAGCGTGTTGATGGACTAAATGCAGGCGCAGATGATTATTTAACCAAGCCGTTCCAAATGGTTGAACTCATTGCTCGAGTTCGTGCTCAACTACGTCGAGCGACTGGCAATGTTTCCCCTGTAATTCAAGCTGGTGATTTACGTTTAGACACTCGAACATCAAAAGTAACATGGCAAGATCAAATTATTGATTTAACAGCACTTGAATTTAAAGTTCTATCATATTTAATGCATAATACTGATAAGGTTATCTCTCGCACTGAGCTCGTTGAGCATATTTACAAGCAAGATTTTGACCGTGATTCAAATACTATCGAAGTGTTTATTGGTCGTATTCGTCGTAAAATTGGTAATGATGTCATCAAGACAGTGCGTGGTCTTGGATATCGTATCAATGCGAATTAA
- a CDS encoding type I restriction-modification system subunit M → MPNTPINQDDINKTVWSACDTFRGTVDPSIYKDFVLTMLFLKYISDVRQDKVEELTAQFGDNQAMIEAMLASQSFKIPTGSTFWDLYEHRFEAGNGSRIDQALHAIEEENGTKLKGVFQDISFNTDKLGDEKQKNDILRHLLEDFGKPTLNLRPSRVGSLDVIGNAYEFLIKHFAASSGKSAGEFYTPPEVSDLLSIILEPQQGDEICDPACGSGSLLMKCGKQIQKNFGGSKQYALFGQEAIGSTWSLAKMNMFLHGEDNHRIEWGDTIRNPKLQDANGGLLHFDVVTANPPFSLDKWGHEDAESDHFGRFRRGVPPKTKGDYAFISHMIETLKPATPTSKGGRMGVVVPHGVLFRASSEGKIRKQLIDENLLDTVIGLPEKLFFGTGIPAAILLFKKHKTDNKVLFIDASREFKSGKNQNVLTSDNIQKIVDTYKARQSVDKYAYLATLEEIAENDYNLNIPRYVDTFEEEAEIDLMAVRSERLALQTELADLEAEMAGYLEELGYGA, encoded by the coding sequence ATGCCAAATACCCCAATCAACCAAGACGACATCAATAAAACGGTATGGAGTGCCTGTGACACCTTCCGTGGCACCGTAGACCCATCAATCTACAAAGACTTCGTGCTTACCATGTTGTTCTTAAAGTACATCTCAGATGTGCGCCAAGACAAAGTCGAAGAGCTAACAGCGCAGTTTGGTGACAATCAAGCCATGATTGAAGCGATGCTGGCGAGTCAATCATTCAAAATTCCAACAGGCTCAACATTTTGGGATCTGTATGAGCACCGTTTTGAAGCAGGTAACGGTTCACGTATCGACCAAGCCTTACATGCGATTGAAGAAGAAAACGGCACCAAACTCAAAGGCGTGTTCCAAGACATTAGTTTCAACACCGATAAACTGGGTGATGAAAAGCAAAAGAACGACATTCTGCGTCACCTACTAGAAGACTTTGGTAAGCCAACCCTAAACCTACGTCCTAGCCGTGTCGGTTCATTGGATGTTATCGGTAATGCGTATGAGTTTTTAATCAAACACTTCGCGGCAAGCAGTGGTAAATCGGCAGGTGAATTCTATACCCCCCCCGAGGTATCGGATCTGCTTTCTATCATTCTTGAGCCACAACAAGGCGATGAGATTTGCGATCCAGCTTGTGGCTCAGGCTCGCTATTGATGAAGTGTGGTAAGCAAATTCAAAAGAACTTTGGCGGCTCAAAGCAATACGCCTTGTTTGGTCAAGAAGCGATTGGCTCAACGTGGTCACTGGCTAAAATGAACATGTTCCTGCATGGCGAAGATAACCACCGCATTGAATGGGGCGACACCATTCGTAACCCTAAGCTGCAAGATGCCAACGGTGGCTTACTGCACTTTGATGTCGTCACCGCAAACCCACCATTCTCGTTAGATAAATGGGGACATGAAGATGCAGAAAGCGATCACTTTGGTCGTTTCCGTCGTGGTGTGCCGCCAAAAACCAAAGGTGATTACGCTTTCATCTCGCACATGATTGAAACCCTAAAGCCTGCTACTCCAACAAGCAAGGGCGGCCGAATGGGTGTGGTTGTACCTCACGGGGTGCTATTCCGCGCATCATCAGAAGGTAAAATCCGTAAACAACTGATTGATGAAAACCTATTAGATACCGTGATTGGTTTACCTGAAAAACTGTTCTTTGGTACAGGCATTCCAGCCGCTATTCTGTTGTTCAAAAAGCATAAAACAGACAACAAGGTGCTGTTTATTGATGCCTCGCGTGAGTTTAAATCGGGCAAGAACCAGAACGTATTAACGAGCGATAACATTCAAAAGATTGTTGATACCTACAAAGCCCGTCAAAGCGTGGATAAGTACGCCTACCTTGCGACACTCGAAGAGATTGCCGAGAACGACTACAACCTCAACATTCCTCGCTATGTCGATACCTTTGAAGAAGAAGCGGAAATTGATTTGATGGCAGTGCGTAGTGAGCGTTTGGCACTGCAAACTGAGTTAGCCGATCTAGAAGCGGAAATGGCGGGCTACCTAGAGGAGTTGGGTTATGGTGCCTAA
- a CDS encoding restriction endonuclease subunit S, translated as MVPNGWSFGRVDNFFILQRGFDLTNKKRVEGTIPVYSSSGLAYYHNEVKVKGPGIVTGRKGSVGKVFMIEEDFWPHDTTLWVKDFKANDILYIKYFLDALKLERFDEASSVPTLNRNNVHRVQTVFPPLPEQRKIAKILSTWDRSIATTEKLIDASKQQKKALMQQLLTGKKRLVDPETGKAFEGEWEEVKLSQLVKVTGGNAFKSEQFATQGIPLIKISNIKADYSVNVDSSAFIAEESKYEKFKVKTGDVLIAMSGATTGKVGCYRFDDFSYLNQRVGRFDPKKNKVTKPYLFQLLKLPKVQHDILIDAVGGAQPNISNKDIERLKVKVPVIGEQQKIASVLTVADKEIELLEAKLAHLKQEKKALMQQLLTGKRRVSLSS; from the coding sequence ATGGTGCCTAATGGTTGGAGCTTTGGACGAGTAGATAACTTCTTCATATTACAACGTGGCTTTGATTTAACAAATAAAAAACGGGTTGAAGGTACTATTCCTGTGTATTCATCATCAGGATTAGCTTATTACCATAATGAAGTCAAAGTTAAAGGACCGGGCATTGTTACAGGTAGAAAAGGGAGTGTTGGAAAAGTCTTTATGATTGAAGAAGATTTTTGGCCACATGATACAACATTATGGGTCAAAGACTTTAAAGCAAATGATATTCTTTACATAAAGTATTTTCTTGATGCGCTCAAACTTGAGCGATTCGATGAAGCTTCATCTGTACCTACTTTAAATCGTAATAACGTACATAGGGTACAAACAGTCTTTCCCCCACTCCCAGAACAACGCAAAATTGCCAAAATCCTTTCAACATGGGATCGCAGTATTGCAACCACTGAAAAGCTGATTGATGCCAGTAAGCAGCAGAAGAAAGCCTTAATGCAGCAGTTGTTGACAGGTAAAAAACGGTTGGTTGATCCTGAAACGGGTAAAGCGTTTGAGGGGGAATGGGAAGAGGTTAAGTTGAGTCAACTTGTTAAGGTGACTGGTGGTAACGCTTTTAAGAGTGAACAATTTGCTACTCAAGGGATACCTTTAATTAAAATATCCAACATAAAAGCTGATTATTCAGTAAATGTGGACTCTTCAGCTTTTATTGCGGAAGAGTCTAAATACGAAAAGTTTAAAGTCAAAACTGGTGATGTTTTAATTGCAATGTCAGGAGCGACAACAGGTAAAGTCGGCTGTTACAGATTCGATGACTTCTCGTATCTAAACCAGCGTGTTGGTAGATTCGATCCTAAGAAAAATAAAGTAACTAAACCTTACCTTTTCCAACTGTTAAAGTTACCAAAAGTTCAGCACGATATATTGATAGATGCTGTCGGCGGGGCGCAACCTAATATTAGCAATAAAGATATAGAGCGTTTAAAAGTCAAAGTACCAGTAATAGGTGAACAACAAAAAATCGCCTCAGTGCTTACCGTTGCCGATAAAGAAATCGAGTTGTTAGAAGCCAAGCTTGCGCATTTGAAGCAAGAGAAAAAGGCGTTGATGCAACAGTTGTTAACAGGCAAGCGTCGCGTCTCCCTGTCATCTTAG
- a CDS encoding 5' nucleotidase, NT5C type: MRNPQTKYPQSQYGFFADLEPLDGTISAVTAINDSSQYECYILTAPSPRNPLCYTEKRVWVEKHLGYDFVEKLIICSNKRLLKGIFLLMIIFLAEGRRVLMVGYFILAATSFRIGKLYVPS, translated from the coding sequence TTGAGAAACCCGCAAACTAAGTACCCTCAATCACAATATGGATTTTTCGCTGATCTAGAGCCATTAGACGGTACGATTAGTGCTGTTACCGCCATTAACGACTCGTCGCAATATGAATGTTATATTTTAACAGCTCCCTCACCAAGAAACCCTCTTTGTTACACAGAAAAACGAGTTTGGGTTGAAAAGCATCTCGGTTACGATTTTGTTGAAAAACTTATTATCTGTTCAAATAAGAGGCTATTAAAGGGGATATTCTTATTGATGATAATATTTCTGGCAGAGGGCAGGAGAGTTTTGATGGTAGGATATTTCATTTTGGCAGCAACGAGTTTCCGCATTGGGAAGCTGTACGTTCCGAGCTGA
- a CDS encoding DUF6088 family protein, with protein sequence MTTTDRIYQKIKRSRRYVFERKNFEGVACYDQVGRALKQLVNQGELMKIGYGLYTKSRMNSLTGKPMPTHPGGTDALMREILKMKGVDFEIDSLSLQSLSGENTQIPSSINYSWNSKQFNRKLVVGSRVIHSPN encoded by the coding sequence ATGACTACAACTGATCGTATTTATCAAAAGATAAAACGTTCAAGACGTTATGTTTTTGAACGTAAAAACTTTGAAGGTGTGGCTTGTTATGATCAAGTCGGTCGCGCTTTGAAACAATTAGTAAATCAAGGCGAATTAATGAAAATCGGCTATGGCCTTTACACCAAATCACGAATGAATAGTTTAACGGGTAAGCCAATGCCAACTCATCCAGGTGGGACGGACGCGCTTATGCGAGAAATCCTTAAGATGAAAGGCGTAGACTTTGAGATAGATAGTCTGTCTCTTCAAAGCTTATCGGGTGAAAATACTCAAATCCCTTCATCCATCAATTACTCATGGAACTCAAAACAGTTTAATCGAAAACTGGTAGTGGGTAGCCGTGTTATACACTCTCCAAATTAA
- a CDS encoding PepSY domain-containing protein → MKKQCKYLYLIGFISIFSCQVFATSNTDIDEHHDNVMDAVAQGLIQPFSALQHKVNQQLLARIIRVELDKNDNEWTYELKLIDANNNIIKVEYEARTLKMIEIKGRHLESVLKVPK, encoded by the coding sequence ATGAAAAAACAGTGCAAATATTTATATCTAATCGGATTTATCAGTATCTTTAGCTGTCAAGTTTTTGCAACATCAAATACTGATATCGATGAACATCACGATAATGTCATGGATGCAGTAGCCCAAGGACTTATTCAACCTTTTTCTGCGCTACAACATAAAGTTAACCAGCAGCTATTAGCTCGTATTATTCGCGTTGAATTAGATAAAAATGATAATGAATGGACATACGAATTAAAGTTAATTGATGCTAACAATAATATAATAAAAGTCGAGTATGAAGCCCGTACTCTTAAAATGATAGAAATAAAAGGACGCCATCTTGAAAGTGTCCTTAAGGTTCCAAAATGA